A window of Eucalyptus grandis isolate ANBG69807.140 chromosome 4, ASM1654582v1, whole genome shotgun sequence genomic DNA:
GTTTTACTTCCAGGGATGCCGAGGTCCGCGAGAGGCCTGAAATGAAGCAGTTTAAGTACTTACTTAGGTCCATCCTGAGTATTTATTATAACaaagaaatataaattaaatttgtgaTATCATGCATTGTAAGTTCTATATAAATTAATCATTGATTAAAGTATTTCTTCTTGTAACAATTATTGTTACCTTCCTCACAAAATTACCTTTctcataaaaaagaatagaaaaaagggagttatgaaagtgtaattgaattctaaaactttcaaaagtacaatcaaatcctaaaatttattgcaaaagtgcaattgattcataaaattatcaaaaaatgcaattaagttctaaaatttgtcaagttaATACTATCGAGTCTCAAAACTTGttagcatttttcatttatcaagttAGATAGAGTTAATGAAAGGACTTGACTGcatcaacttttcaaattttaggattttgttgtactttttgaaaatttgagaattcaattacattttaaTGACAAGTTTAGGACTTCCAgtatatttaaagaaaaaattgacaGCCTCTAATAAAGCCAAAAGCGAAACAAGCCACAAGCGGGAATGGTTGTGGAAATTTAGAATATTTAGCTAATATGCTATAATAAAGTCCCTAGATATGTGCGATATTATTGGGTTGTAGCAAAATATGCAACCTGACATGATTCACGTGAGCTATATTTGCACGTTAAGTTCCTTATAAGCTGATCACTGAGCAATTGTATTCACCACGATCCTCATTACCTTGTAAAAGAAACGCAAGATGGTAGAGCTTCCGAAAAACCACGGTATCTACTTCTTCCTCATCTTtctcttgctctcacttgcctCACAACTTCCATTAGCTAGGCCTTCCAAAGAACTCAAACCATGCAAGCACATTGTGCTCCACATGCATCAAGTGATCTTCAATGGCAGTAACTCGGCCAACACGACCGGGGCTGCTGTAACGAGTCCAGTTGGGCTTGGGCATTTTGCCTTTGGCCAGGTATTCATCTTCGACAATCCCATGACCAAAGACCAGAACCTGCTATCTCCACCGGCAGCACGAGCTCAGGGATTCTATTTTTACCATATGAAAACTGTTCCAAGCGCCTGGATGGCCTTTACCTTGGTTTTCAATTCGACGGAGCATAAGGGCACCATAAACGTCATGGGGTCCAATTTTATCCCGGCAAAGACTAGGTATCTATCGGTTGTCGGTGGAACCGGGGATTTTTTCATGACGAGAGGGATTCTAGAGATTGAGGAAGATGGTGTCGTCCCATTTGTGTATTTTAGACTGAAGATGGATATTAAGTTGTACGAGTGCTATTAGGAGCTAAAAGAGTCCTCAGTCACATATGCTACGTGAATTTAGGACTTAGGAGGAAGTGCGCGGCTAGGGTTTCGGATTAGGGGGCGATGTCTCTTCATGTTGCAATGTTGGTCAGTAGCTTTCCAAATAATGCTTGTCAAATTGTGTATCTTCAGATATATGATGAGATAAAGATGCTTCAAATGGTCAGGCCTTTCAGTCGGTGTCAATGTTTCATCACCGTCCATTTTACATGCTGCTATAGATACGAAAATCCTTTACAAGGTTGATTAATTTACGAAGAGATGTGGCAGTGTATTGTCCGGTGTTTCAGTACTACGTATCGGTTTAAAATGCCGCCCAGCCTATTTCAAAATGTCTCTTCAAAAACTATTTGAGTTAGTCTGAACCTAAATCGATTAGAATGACAAAAATAATACATATGTTTTATATCTTTTGAGACAATCTAatataagtcctaaaacttgtcgtGATAATACACTCAAATCCTTAAACTttcacttttggcatttaaatccTAGAACTTACAACTTTCGATGTACTTGAATCTTTCCATTGACTTAATAAGTTCTAAGTAGACGCTAAGTGCCACGTGGCTTTCTATTATTCTTTTCAATCTTACACGGCCATTCCATTGGAAATGACATGTAGATGGGCCGTTTGTTAAAGTCTAACAGAGTTAACGGATGGATTAAAGTGGACGTCGTACGCAACAAGTTTCAAATTTAAGTGCacgaaataaaaatgttttaacatgcatcattaagacAAGTTTAAGAATAAAATGCATCAATCAAGTCTGAAACATTCTTTATTATCAATTCCTCAATATGCTCAAATATCAGAAACGAAAGAGTTTCTTTTGAGTCCTCCGAGATTGACTCCACCTTACCAACATCTTCTTTCCCCGATAATGATTTTACTAATTTTAGTAAAGTTCCATCCTTACTCAGTTAGGAATAATCCACCAGAAATAGATACTTTATTACGCTGCATATGCCTCCATCTGATCCCCTCATTGGCTCATGGTTGCGATTGATTTAATCCCGTTCTTAGATCTTACAAACTAAATAAAAGTTAGGGAAAATACTAGATACCCTCCTCACGTTTGGCCTAAACATCACTTTATATCCTCTAGTTTTCAAAATACCCCTTCATGTCCTCCCACAATATTTCACATTGAAAAACTAAACTGTCCTTGTTTCACTCAACACAAACCTTTGTTCATCTTGATGTCTGTTACTATTCCGAAACACCAACAAGGCTTAGTTTCTTCCGCCCTCCACCACCCCTGCGGATGGACGCTACCCCACCACCTTCAATCGCCATATTTGGTATTGAGTCCTCGACATCACTTGCATGCTGCCTCAACaatgaactctctctctctctgagctcGGCACTGGCGTTAAGCTCATTGCCAATGGTAGAGGCATTGCCTTCGAATCTAGAGGGTGGACCTCTAGCAATAGAATTGATGCGAATGGAGATAGAGACAAAGAGAGGTTGACAAAGAGGCCTTAGGGTATGGATGACAaattcgaagaagaagaagaagcaatggTAGAGACATCGCCTTCGAACCTAGAGAGTGGACCTCTAGCAATAGAATTGATGCAAACAGAGATAGAGACAAAGAGAGGTTGACAAAGGGGCCTTAGGGTCTGGACGacaaattcaaagaagaaagagaagaaatagaagcgagaagaaaaagaagacaaagaagaaagagaagaagaagaagaaggagaagaaggagaaagaggaggaggaggaagcagcaagaagaaggagaaggaggaggaaggagaagaaggaggagaagaagcaacaagatgaaggaggaggaggaggagaagaagaggaagaaggaggagacagatgcaaaggagaagaaagaatgaataatcaaatgaaaatttgagatgGTCAATCAAACATGACCAAGGACCGATCGACAATGATTGATAATTGATAGAAGGTAATTAATGATTGATTAACATTTTCAATAGTGATCACAACAACTTGAGAATCTAAACTTAATGTAGAAATTAGTCATAATGGGGACTAATGACTAGTCATTAAGGTCATTAAGTACACTTTTAACACATCCACGCAGAAAAATGAGGCGAAAAGTGTTTTGGCGAGAGATTTTAATCCTCGAAATATCTCCCAAAGAATAAGAGGCATTTTAAAATTTCCAGCTCTTTGCTTCCGAAATTTGAAACGAAAGAATCTTCAGGGGCCATTTTGATCTAAAGCCCAAAATATAAGGGCCACATTGTAATTTCCTCAAAGACAAAATCCCCCGACAGTTGAAACCGAAGCAGATAGGGGCAGAGCACGTATTGGCGCTACATTCGGATTACTTATCTCCTTCCTTTTAACTTCATCAACTAACTTCTCTCTGGCCACAGAGACCAGGCGGGCAGCAACAACGAACAAGAGCGAGAGAGAATGCGAAGCATCACGCTCTCCGAGAGCGTCCTCAAGTCGCACTCGCTGCCTCCATCTCCAAAACATCCGAAACTCGCGCCCTGTCACCTCCTCTCCCTCAGTTGTCGCTTCAAGAACCGAGCTTTCAACCGCCCTGCTTGGGACCCagtacccattttctgcaggTAATCTAAGAAACATGTGTTTTGTATGGTTTCGAATGACTCTCTTCAGGGTTGTGCTTCATTCGGCGTGGGTGGCATCTTGGAATTCTTGCTAAGTCATTGTGGTCTTTCTGCTTTATTGAGCTCCGAGGAAAAATGGATTAGCTTCTTTTTGTATCTTCAGAGTGACGGAGCGAAATCTGTTCAATTTGATGTTGGCTATGCTAAGTTGTAGGGATTTTGAGatgtttgtttgttctttcgTAATTGTTGAGGTGGGGTTTGATTTTTACGCTGGCATTCCaatttgatgaaggaaatgcaAAGCTGGGAAGAGGTGTGGAAGCTTTTGAAATGGACTGAT
This region includes:
- the LOC104443113 gene encoding dirigent protein 5 translates to MVELPKNHGIYFFLIFLLLSLASQLPLARPSKELKPCKHIVLHMHQVIFNGSNSANTTGAAVTSPVGLGHFAFGQVFIFDNPMTKDQNLLSPPAARAQGFYFYHMKTVPSAWMAFTLVFNSTEHKGTINVMGSNFIPAKTRYLSVVGGTGDFFMTRGILEIEEDGVVPFVYFRLKMDIKLYECY